A stretch of Gammaproteobacteria bacterium DNA encodes these proteins:
- a CDS encoding conserved hypothetical protein (Evidence 4 : Unknown function but conserved in other organisms): MSAQIDLLLINISNLASQPVFPYAFVQVTAIARRYGVQVARIELCDIPDDQIEIVLRLEIERTTPRMIGIHLRQLDTLQESDYRFRINSEHVPSRINYFPVALIERIVYMLRGLTSAPIAIGGFGFTTFAELLIDRIKPDFGIVGEPDAFFAQFKQVLSGKSLNRIANLIFRENGIYHFNSRQCFGPSAEPEYDDTLINELRAFYQHHSEGKTNSYPLMAAIEIARGCPHSCFFCVEPRVMGRKVNKRNLDIVMEDVRFIADRGIHWIWFVCSEINADGNNNLLHAIANRMQCENVRRGSQPIAWTAYLLPVPVLNSEEIETLIASGFTPGWNSFLSFDDVNLTRSRVPYRATHALRSQCEWAYAMHQHEIARNPQNPSHQRFDMFLGTPIADATTISNTLRKYDAAGLQQWHHCAQLTRATRLFPPIANIKELHSDPCVITVGPSGRLPKVDLTYPTFHYPPALVQALGGQEEYHRFFDYLESTFFSFAHRLNKNWAEFLRVASLPRLLRIWLAGIDIKSMVALQSNPLPIDTKFGTLANQIVHGEIPNEQAFNIFWESSQYPVADPINEVAGFIVSLIVSNYGKERALALNWLAIPHDANGNPTVSEYLFLEHLYRNYQSRKELVAAVSTTMRWNALGPEIFSFRELLYHFNVILRPDYRNLLFGPDFTAPKI, encoded by the coding sequence ATGTCCGCGCAAATCGATTTACTGCTTATTAATATTTCCAATCTTGCATCCCAGCCTGTATTTCCGTATGCATTCGTTCAGGTTACGGCAATCGCACGACGTTATGGCGTACAAGTTGCTCGTATTGAATTATGCGATATTCCAGATGATCAAATCGAAATAGTTTTACGTTTAGAAATTGAACGCACTACACCACGAATGATCGGTATTCATCTACGACAGTTGGATACTCTCCAGGAGTCGGATTATCGATTTCGCATTAATTCTGAACATGTCCCATCAAGAATAAACTATTTCCCGGTGGCTCTAATCGAACGTATCGTATACATGTTACGTGGGTTGACATCGGCTCCAATCGCAATCGGTGGTTTTGGTTTTACCACCTTTGCTGAATTACTCATAGATCGAATTAAACCTGATTTCGGAATAGTCGGCGAACCAGATGCATTCTTCGCTCAGTTCAAACAGGTGCTTTCTGGAAAAAGCCTCAATAGAATCGCCAACCTGATTTTTCGAGAGAACGGTATTTACCACTTTAATTCACGCCAATGCTTTGGTCCATCGGCAGAGCCAGAATATGATGATACCTTAATAAATGAGCTACGTGCATTTTATCAGCATCACTCGGAAGGGAAAACGAATAGTTACCCTCTTATGGCGGCAATCGAAATAGCTCGTGGTTGTCCTCACTCCTGCTTTTTTTGCGTGGAGCCTCGAGTGATGGGTCGTAAAGTAAATAAACGCAACCTTGATATAGTAATGGAAGATGTGCGTTTTATTGCGGATCGTGGAATTCACTGGATATGGTTCGTTTGTTCCGAGATTAACGCAGACGGCAATAATAACCTATTGCACGCAATCGCAAACCGAATGCAGTGTGAGAATGTACGCAGGGGTAGTCAACCCATTGCATGGACAGCCTATCTCCTGCCGGTACCAGTACTCAATTCAGAAGAGATCGAGACATTGATCGCTTCCGGCTTTACCCCAGGCTGGAATTCTTTCCTCTCTTTCGATGACGTTAACCTAACCCGCAGCCGTGTACCGTATCGAGCGACTCACGCATTACGTTCGCAGTGTGAATGGGCTTACGCGATGCACCAACACGAGATTGCGCGTAATCCACAAAATCCTAGCCACCAACGTTTCGATATGTTTCTCGGCACGCCGATAGCCGATGCCACGACCATATCGAACACATTGCGCAAGTACGATGCCGCAGGTTTACAGCAGTGGCATCACTGCGCGCAATTGACCAGGGCGACTCGACTTTTTCCTCCGATTGCGAACATCAAGGAGTTACATTCTGATCCCTGCGTAATAACTGTAGGGCCGTCTGGCCGCTTACCGAAGGTCGATTTAACCTATCCGACGTTTCATTACCCACCCGCTTTGGTACAGGCATTAGGTGGACAAGAAGAGTATCATCGGTTTTTTGATTATCTCGAATCAACCTTCTTTTCCTTTGCGCATCGATTGAATAAAAACTGGGCTGAATTTTTGCGTGTGGCGTCGCTGCCACGCTTATTACGAATATGGTTAGCAGGAATTGATATAAAATCTATGGTTGCATTGCAGAGTAACCCATTGCCGATTGATACGAAATTCGGCACGCTCGCCAATCAAATTGTTCATGGAGAGATTCCAAATGAACAAGCCTTCAACATATTTTGGGAATCCAGTCAATATCCAGTTGCTGACCCTATAAATGAAGTAGCTGGTTTTATCGTAAGTTTGATCGTATCTAATTATGGCAAAGAACGCGCGCTGGCGCTCAATTGGCTTGCTATACCACACGATGCTAACGGTAACCCAACTGTTTCCGAATATCTGTTTTTGGAACACCTATACCGCAACTATCAATCGCGGAAAGAATTAGTTGCGGCGGTATCCACTACCATGCGATGGAATGCCCTCGGACCCGAAATATTCAGCTTCCGTGAGTTACTCTATCACTTCAATGTGATATTACGTCCTGATTATCGTAATTTATTATTTGGCCCTGATTTCACTGCGCCTAAGATCTAA
- a CDS encoding Cyclic nucleotide-binding protein, whose translation MRKVLLILGQLSDTDVSWLARNGRTQKFAAGMELIRQGTRIDTIYIILEGVMSVTIASGIKLAEVGSGDILGEMSLVDSAPTVASVRVEQDSTVLAISKSVLQQKLTGDFAFASRFYRALAMFLADRMRNTIRTMGYSTEQELASDQPSPDELDPNVLDNVFLGGSRFERMLKQLAGG comes from the coding sequence ATGCGCAAAGTATTACTGATTCTTGGACAATTGAGCGATACCGATGTCTCGTGGCTTGCCCGGAATGGTCGGACTCAAAAATTCGCCGCAGGGATGGAATTAATTCGTCAGGGAACACGTATCGATACTATTTATATCATTCTCGAAGGCGTGATGTCAGTGACGATTGCTTCAGGAATCAAGCTAGCTGAAGTTGGCAGTGGAGATATTCTTGGCGAGATGTCATTGGTGGACTCCGCTCCCACGGTTGCTTCGGTACGTGTCGAGCAGGATTCAACGGTACTCGCCATCTCCAAGTCAGTCCTACAGCAAAAACTTACCGGAGATTTTGCATTCGCCTCCCGGTTTTATCGTGCCCTTGCGATGTTTCTCGCCGATCGTATGCGTAACACCATCCGTACCATGGGCTACAGCACTGAACAAGAGTTAGCGTCGGATCAGCCATCCCCGGATGAACTCGATCCCAATGTGCTCGATAATGTGTTTCTGGGTGGATCGCGGTTCGAACGTATGCTCAAACAACTCGCGGGTGGCTGA